In Podarcis raffonei isolate rPodRaf1 chromosome 11, rPodRaf1.pri, whole genome shotgun sequence, the sequence TAGAATTTCCATGCTATTTTGCACATTTATTTTGGTTTGGCATCCATTTTTAGAGGGCACTATGTTGTTTTCAGTTAATGCATCTTTCTCATTTACAATGTATGAAATAGCCTGGAAGGCTGTTCAGAAGAGGAATGAGAAAACAAGTTGTCAACTCAAGTGTCTTATTTTATCAGGAGCCTTCTTACTGGCAATCATTGAATATGCCAATCCAGAGAACTTCAAGCCACAGAATGCTATATGGGAGTCCACCATAACTAAAACAGATGCACACCACTCTGTGCTCAAGTTACAGCCACACACAGCTATAATTGACATGACTGCTAATGTTGCAATCCTATCCACACTTTCCACACTGAACACAGTGCCAGTGCTGAATAGCACAGTCATCCTTCAGTTGAggaaaacatttaaagcagttaattACAAAATCAACTTGGTAGCTTGTATTTAAagcaacataattttaaaaagaggaatgaaTCGGCTGAAGTGTAGGTACATTTCATGTATCTGTTTTTGTATGTAACACATTGGTTCACATATATTTATACTGGATGAGCAAGTTGTAACAAACAACGAACTGGGCAGAGTTGGAAACTgaactagttttttaaaaaactgtacacATCATCATAAGCTGCTACATAATGGTCAAGTCCTTAAACAAGCATTACTTTTCTATTATTATGACAGAGTCCTACTAATTAAAATCACAACAGCTGAGTCttgagcaggggttggcaaaggtttgcgggctggatcaggcccaattgtcTTCAGGATCCGGCCTGCGGACTGTCTGTGGATTGGTGCGGGGATTCTGTTGGTTTGGGCtgcgccatttccccccctgcaccATTCTATCCCCCCCCACTGCGGTGGCACCTCctccctagaggaggaagggggctgggctgagctggctgagtgccattttaagcagcccctctctggagccagccctttcatgctgctcatcttccctccgccgccaccctggtgctcctgtgggccagagagcggagcaGACAAGCTCGCTCTTCCTGCCCATgagaagtagcagcagcagcagccgcctctGGGAAGGTTAAGCACAGCAACTGGGGCTGGTGAGGAGGACTACTTGTCCCCTCGCCTCTTCAGACATAAGTAACTGCCTAGTCAGAGTAAGACCACCTAGGATGAAGTATAGATTGCATGATCTTGGGGGGTTTTCTAGGAAGAATAGCACATGCAAAAATAGtcttattttaaaatggaatgcAGATTTCGCTGTGTACTTGTAATCTTACCTCAGAATAGAGTGGAGGAGGCAGAAATCGGAACTCCTGGATATAGGCGAATAATGGTCCTTGAAGTGCTCTTTCAAAGTCATCGCAAGCAGCTACAGGTGCTAGGCTGGACTGTCTCTGCTCTTCTGTGACCACTTCTGCATAGCTAGGAGGTGCTGAAGGCAAAAGTACACGCAGTTCGAACAATGTTCTTATGCATGTCAAGATATATAACATGACAAATATATTAAACTTTAGTTATTGTGATTTGcacaaggtagatataagaaaggCTCAACAGCTGGTCTGTTTGCTCTAATTTTATTGGACAGTTTTGGTAAACTTATGACTGAATGCTAAAGAAGGTTTACCATCATGCACAGGAAACTACATGCATGCTCAAACTGTTTTTGTGCAATCTCAGAGGAGGAAGCTAGCGAGACATTGTCACCTCTTGAATGTTAGGTGAGAAATACCAAGAAGTGATAACATAATTCAAGGAATTAAGCTTTTATCTACAAGAAGCCTTGGAGACTACAGATCAAGAAGGCCAAGAAAAGGCACAGTGTTGATATCTTTCATATCTGTTGATTGTAAGCCTCTTCTAAATTAGTACAATTCAACAGACGTTATGGTAGCTCAGCCCTAAAAAATTTTTTACAGGGGAGAACAGGCCTGAGTTTCCTGCTGTCAGAATGATACCATGGTGATTCCTAGCAGATAATTCCACCAGCGTGCAACAGGATTATCAAAGTTTGTATTAATAAGATACTAAGAGAATAAAGTGCTCATGTaagaatacacaaacaaacaatataGAATCTATGTGGTCAAATTACCTTCTGGTCTTTCAGGCAGTGTCAGACCAAGCCAATTCATGTTCATGCTACACTGGCTGCTCACACTTGAAGTTCTGCTGCCAAACGGGTGTAAAGGGATAGTACCAATGACAAGTGGTAAATTAAGAAATAAGTCCATTGCACCTGGAATATCCACGTATACCTAGAAGATAAGCAACACAAATTTATGAAAAGCTGAAACTATACATCCACCCTGAATATTTGTATTAGAGCATTGAATATCTAAAGGTTACATTAAGTTCCTACCATTAGAGAATATTCCACGCGGATTATACTGCAATCAAGGATAGAGGGAGAGACGGGTGGAATTTTTAACTGCTTGCCATTCCAGGTTTCTGTCTTCCCCGATGACAGGGATTCCCCACGCAAGTTGGCAACAAGCTGCTTTACTTCCTTCATTTTCCCTTTCGCATAGAATGCCTGTGTTTGATAAATGGCAGCTTTTGGCACCACCATCCGGGAGGAACAGTTCTCAATCTCTGCGAAGATCTGAATTGATTCACCTTCAATGAAACAGAGAACAGATACATTAGATGAAAGGAAGACAACTCAACTTAAAATTCAAACATTACAGCTGGTAATACTATTCTTGCTTAGTCTAGCAATGTTAAGAACATGCAACAGTTCAATGGGAAGAGTTCTAGGATTAACCCCAACAAGATTATGGGAGCATGTACAACCTCCATCCCATTCAAATAAATGGGAAAACAAACTGGTTGCAAATGATCTGAATTACACCCCTAGACAGTAAAGATGCAAAACTAATGTATGCATCAGTTGGTAGGACATTCTGTTTTGCTGAATCCAGGAAGCCCACTCAGAAAGCCACATCCACCCATTTGAAAAAGAACTCATGTTACATACCTGGGGTATAGCCCTTCCTTTCGATTTTGGCACTTAAGGATATTGGGCCTGAGGTACAAAACCAGCAACAGAGAGTCTTTTCTTTTGTGCCTGCTTGGGGTGactgaaagaaaaacagaatgaaGATATTAAACATTTACATTTTTAGCTCAGTGGAAATAATACAGCTCTGTATATTCGCATGGTTGCTTCCAGACAGCAGCTTTTCAGCAAAGGTAACTACAAACCCAGATATGAAACAGAGAATACCCCATTAAAGTGGTATCTGTTATCATGAGCGTTTGAACGTATATTTGCAGTTTTTGCACAAAGGTTGCTGTTCCCTCCCATGCTGATTTTGCTAGTGCATCTGGACGAGCAATGATCAACACAATTTTGGGCAGAATTGACACCTGTCTGGCTATCATGTCAATGTGCCTGTTATCATTACAACTGCAGAAGAAAGCTAATGTCTGGAAGTGTCCAAATGTCACAGAACAATGATTCCTTGTCTCCCTTACCCATTACATGAGCAAACTAAGTGTGTGGGTAAAGTAGGCGAGCTTCCATTAAATCTGCTTCCAACATTGTTGGAAATGGGTTCATAggcaaatacaaaaaagaaaaaacacctatCCATTTTCTCACTCCTTAAATCAGTATACTTGCACTTAAGACTAAGTGTACCAGCTAAGTTTAATGGTAGAGTATGTAATATACATTAAAAGTCTTAATGCCAGATATATTCAAGTAGGACTGGGGGGGGAAAtgtctgtctgaaaccttggttGGGGAGCTGCAGTCCACAGACCAGTGagtggcccttcagatgatgttcaactacaactcccatcaaccctgattgttgggtcatgctggctggggctaaagttcaacaatatctggaggttccccacccccagtataGACAATACTTGGACTAATGTACTGCTTTGGTATACGGCAGCTTCATAGGTTTCTACATTAATCCTGATGAATATAATAGGGATGGTCATAACCATGCTTATTTGGACACTGGTTTAAGTGAGATTTGCTGCCAAGTAAATATACTTCAGAGTGcaatctaaatatgaaaaaaATGCAGCAGACTGCATCTTAAAGCCAGATCCACAATGTAATTATGCTCTCAAGTTCTTGTTCTTAAACCTCAGGTTTAGGCCCAGAGGTAAGCACCAGGTCTTTTGCACTGTTTCGTTCTCCCCCACCTcaccttttaaaatacatatttttagaAACCACTTTTAAGACAGGGTGGCTGAGTACACTGCAAAGTGCAGTGATGATAAGATTCCCCCAGCCCCTTGACATCTTAATATGCCCAGAGGCACTCTATGCATTTATGTTATGGACAGGTGCCCCAAGTATTTTAAGTATCCATCAACACATTTGCTAAGGCTCAAAGTCTAAATGAACTTAAAGCCAGATTTTATGCACACCTGGAAATAAGCTTCACTTAACTCAGTTAATTGAGACTTCCTTCCACTCAAACATGCATGCAGGCATGCTAAATGGTTGTAATGCTTACCAAATATCTATAAATGAACTTACTGTATGAAATGAAGCTTACTTTCAAATAAGTAAATTTTGGTTCATGATCTTAGAATATAAGCCAGATAGACATTCTAAGTATATGTGTTTAGAATGACCGTTTTTTAAAACCTATTGTAATAAGCCCAAATTTACTGAAGCCATATACCCGAATTCCAAAAGCTTTCCCAATTTCAGTATGAATTACTTCCAGGTATGCATGCCTTAAGTCTGAAATTCTCAGAACATTTAATAGTGTTGCCTTCTGAACATTTATTGCATGAAGTGATGTCTCACATCACCCTTTATTTCGGACACCAACATTCATTTCTTGACAGGAAGGTACACAAAGGTAATTATATTCTTGTTCCCCCACCCCATATGAAAACAATTCCTTGTCCAAACCCACAAAAATCTATAGAAATATTCGTGTTGATTTTGGTGGGTTTTAGATACAGTCCTATGTCCTCCCAGATAAAATGACTTTTCAGCCATAAGCAAAAAGAACCCTGTTTCAATGGACTTTTCTTTACGTGTTCCATTTTCACATATTTAATTAAAATCCAGGAGATAATAAAATAGTTCAGGTCAGATTGAAATAATCTTATTAAAATGTCAAAACATTTATCAAAATAAGATTTTATGATAACATACAGAAGTATGATCATTTCTCCCCATTTGATAGGTAAATTATCAGTAGTAGAATAATGAATAATGCACGGCAGTAcaattggtttggttttttttacattgcTTGATCAAGCTGCAACATTCTCAAGCTGAAGTTTCTTGCAGAAATACAACTGTTCCATATAGCAGTTAATTTTTATTAGAACAGTTAAAATACATTACTTTAAAAACAAGCAGCTTAAAAATACTTGATTAAATTATTATAACAATGTTACCACTTACTGGGTCATTATAGTCTTATACTTTAAAGTATTTCACTGTACTTAACAATTATTGTTACACGTTTTGATATTTCATGGAccatgtgttgctgttttttatgcCAAAAACAAAGAATGAGTAATTCTGTCAATTCTTACCAGTAATGAAGGAGTGTTGATATCTATATGTTCAAAGACTGTAAATTCCTTCTTTAATTTTACTGGTAGAAGCCAAGGCCTGTGCAATTCTGCTTTCACCCAATAGCGCACACTGCCATGTCTGCCTTCAAATGAGGTAGCAAGTGGTCTGTTCAGGACACAAAGGTCAAAGCTGAATGAGTCTTTATTTCTGTTGTTGTCTAGCTTAAGTATACAGTGGGTAATAATAAGTTGTACTGTACTGTTAATGCATCATAGTATGTAATTAATTAAGGATAATTTGTAGGATTTTGATGTTCAATTAGTTTGGGAGAAATATCTCTGTAGTTAAGGTTAATTGCTGAGCAGATATACAGAATACAACCATATTTGTACAGAAATTGCACTGTAGAATGCTACAAGGAAACATTAATCCAACCCACAACCCAGTTAAGCTGAAGTACTTGGATAAACACAACTTACTCCAGTTGAATTGGAGCACAACAAATTTAAATCCAAGTGTTCCACCTTAACCTCATTTGGGACCAGGTGATGTTTCTTTATTCTCACAAGGAATCACTTTTTAAATCTAGGGAGTAGGTTATACAGGCAGTAGCTAAATGAGGCCAACAAACTGCTTTGAAATAGTTGACTTCCAGAAAGACCCAAACCTCTACTGTATTAAAGTCAGTAAGTATTTCAGTTCATATATGTTTTTCAAGGTCAGAGTCAATGAATgtaggagatgctccttcagttccTGTAGTGCTTGGCTGTTTCTTAATAGTTACAGGTATGTTCTCAGGCATGAGAAGATacgaaattattttatttaaccaCTTTATGCTTGTATTTGAAAAGCTGTTTTTCAGAACTTCCAGGGGAAAAACAGCATCCATCTGTATACTCTGAAACTTTAATGGAAGCATACAGGAAATCTGTTAGAGCCAGAATGACATCATTAAATTTCTTGGTATTAAGAATGCACCTAGAATAGCAGAattaaaatgataaaattataCATTATTTTCAGCTAATATACTCTTATCTATGCTACTAAGAAACAGGCTCATTAAAAAACAATCACAACTATTAGAGTTGATGGCTTTGGTGTCTCCTCATTATTCTCATGCCAGTTCTGCGACCTACAATGAGGTCAGCTAACCTTTTCTCATCTAAGTTTGCAGGGCACATTTCTACAGGTTGCCCTGCGCAAGTAGTTCTGTCTGAGAATTTCCTACAGATCCTTTTCCCCTTATAAGTTTCATCAATTAAGACATTTATTGCCTTGTACATTAATTATACTCCAAAAACGTACTTTTTAAAAGTAGCCTTCAGACTGGAGTAACTAAATTTTGTCACATTGCATCTTTGGAAAGGAACCCCATAGGATACTGAGAACCTGCAAATGCCACATAGGTTAGAAAACTGCAGACACTCAAAAGAAGGCTCTGCGTGAGCTTTCAATATGCAACACGAAAGCAGTGACTGCATCGTTTTGCTGCAAGGCTTACAAACATGGTTATTATTCCAATTTCCTTTATGAAAATCTCCTTCTCTCAGCCTTCCATCCTTCCTGGTTTCCTCCAGTCACTTTCtatgtatatctatctatctataatctcATAATGTTTAAGCCACTGATGTGCATATATAtcactcccctcctcctctcttctaGTATTTGAACTCATAATCTTACAATGCATTTTCAGACTTTCCTCCTAATTTCctatttttaaaacactttaatgCTAATTCCTTTGTCATTGCCTTCCTTTGACCTATATCTCCTATTCCTCTAATTCTAGCTTTCTTTATATAATCACTATCTTACAAACGCCGAGCCACTGCCTTCATTGAACATTTCCTCAACACTCATATTTTATCctgctttgttctgatttatgtctTCCTGGCTGTTATGTTTCAACATGTTCAACTGAAACAACAAGCTATACAGTTCTGTACACCCTTAATTTGACGTGGAAGTCATGCCAGCAGCTCTAAAAGGACCAGTGATCAATCGTTTATCCCATTTGTAGCAAACCAACTAGGTCATGAGCTGAGCAAATAGAGTATCTTGGGTGGGGAACAGGATTTAAAAGGGGATTACTGACCAAAGGGCAATAGTTGGTCCAGTTTTCCCCCATTATTTTCCTATTAGGAATTAAAGCAGTCTCTTAATAGTTGATCAGGACAATGCCCTTGCAGCATTTTCTAGTGCAATCTCCATGACCATTGAAAAGGGTTTTTTCTTCCCTCTGCCCCATCTCAACCTATGAGTTTTAGGACTATTGATTTGTTGCCAGTATGCTCTTTGCCAGTCTCTGACACAACCCAAATAGCGCATATACTTACGTCTGTGGAAGCTCAAAGCTGAATGCATATTCGTGCCGTCCTGAATGAATGATGTGGAGGCCTTCTTCAGAATTGTCATCATCTAGGAGGGAAAAACCCAATATGCTATTCCACCTGTAAATATTGTACAcatatcttaatatattatacagGATTTGCACAGAGGGGAATCAGTGTAAGCATTATTAGTGGGGAGGGGCAAAACTGAAAACATCACCCTCAGTTTTGTTGTTCCATTGACCTGAATAGCTTTCTATTACAGTAACTGGTCTGTGATTAATTCCCAATATGAATTTTAGTTTCAAATTGTTATATTAATAACAATTCTTTGAATATATTTAAATTCAGCAGCTACTTTTATTTCAGCAATATTCATCCCTGCTAACTTTTCTTATATTATCTTCCCCTGTGTCTGAATTCAGGCTGCAAGCTCCTTGCAGGTTAAGGTTGTATTTAATCACCAATGTGCCTGCTACATTTTTTATTGCTTACTGATGAATGCTTAAcagcaatattaaaaataatactgATTTAATACCAAGTACTGTATTTAGCTTATTGTCCGGTCAAAGTCAATATAATTATTTCCAAATAAGGCATTTTGAGAATAAGGGTTTTTACTGAAACCCATTCAAACATAAAACTTTCTTCGTCCTTTTAAGGACACCTTGAAAGTGTCAGAAATTGACATCGACAATACCACACATTAATCGGAAATATCTCAAAAGCTGCTTTTGGACTGAATCTAGCTGAGGAGACGAAGTACAGAGGCAGGAGAAGGCAATGTTCGTTTTAAAGGTGACCTTCCTTGCCCTTCGAATTCCTGGATACCTTAAATATCAAGGAGGGCTCGGTTGAAATTCCCACAAAACTAGAAAAAGGGCTGCATATCTCTCAAGACGTGGAGAGGGAAATTCGGGTTAAGACTATATCGTTAAGGTTTGTGGCAATATATGAAAAGGGTGATCAAGCACCGAATCTAAAGGTGCAAATCAGTTAGCCATGCCTTCTGACTGGTGCCCTTGAAATTCataggggggggggcacaaaagtCATTGCATGACAAAGGACAGCTTGCTTGCCTGCCCACACCCTCCAGGCTCAAAAGATTATACCGAGAGAACCGTAAAGGAACTAAGAATGCCATTACGTACAGGCAAAACGCACTAAATGTACTAAATCTAAATGCAAGTTAAAACTCCCCGGCGTCTTCAGAATGTAGAAACGGTGGGTCATTATAATTGTGTGTTTTTCCTGAAAGAAAAGCTTTCGTGTGATTCGTGTTAGTGTACGTGGTTTTTAAATATCTGTTAATTTTTTTCcactggggtttttgtttttagaaatttcccccttttccttctttcctcccccctttctgCCAGCTCAGCAGTTTCCCTTCAGCCTCAGcaagaagagcagcagcagcagccgagcTGTGGTAAACAAGTGCTGAGCTGTCAATCACAGACTAGACTCAAGCAGGAGAGGACCGGCCTAAACCGGTGCGAGCAgagtcccagccagccagccgctcATATGCATACAGTATACATTGCGCTTCCCGAGCCAGCCTATTTGCTCAGCGGCTCCGCACCCCTCAACCGAACTTGCTTCGCTGTAGGCGtcatggaaggggggggggaagggagggagagggagagaagaacaGCCGCTTCTTTCCCTTCTTCGGCTTCCGGTCCCTGATGCTTGGCATGGCATGGCGTGGCTCAGCAATGCCCTTTCCGGCTAACCGGTGGAAACGTGACAAAAGGCAGCGGCCGCTTCGCCGCAATTAAAGCAAAATGCAAAAGATGGGGGGCTgaggggggggcgagagagagaaaaCGGGGTTCGCTTCTGCAAAGCTGCATCCAGGGAACTGTTAGGTCTGCTAAACGCAAAGGCTGCAGTTAAGCGGGACGTGGGGATCCAAGGCACGCGCACCCCCCTTGCAAATATACCTTTGCCTGAAATAAAGGAAAGCTGCTTGCGTTGCCCTGTAGGGGGAAGTtctgtaattttttttggggggggggagaatgattaTCTTTAGAATAAGGAATCCGTCTCCCATTTTAGGTCCGCAGCCTTTCTGGGTGACACGGGTGCTAACCCGGGCACCTGCACATTCAGGGTAGAACTGGCAGAACACGTGCTTTGCATAGACACGGTTGCACACGTTCAAtcgctggggaaggctgctgcccGCCAGTGCCTGCGATACCGAGCTAAGTGGACCAACGATCTAGCTCCCCTGTAAGGGGCATCTTTATGTTCTTGTGTTTCTTGGGGGGAATCCCGGTTCTGCGCGGTTTAAGGCTGCACCCAGCCAACATTATATTTCTCCAGCAGATATATGCATGTAGGGTGTAGAGATTGATTGCCAATTCCCGCAGGCTTCCAATGGCTGCATTTAGAGGCCCAACCCCAACTGGCATGGCATTTGAGCAAGGCTTGCTGTTGATGTCATAacttgttacacacacacacgaaatatTCGGCCATGTTCACTGGGTTTGACCTCGCTACTGTTGATTTGTGGACAAGAGTAGACTTTGGGTGTACGTGACGGCGCGCACATCCACATCCCGGCGCTGATGGAATCCACATgttcaagaccccccccccccatttccaagcATCCGCGACTAAGACGTGGCAACAAGGAGCCTTGCAGATAGGTCGGCCCTCAATCCGATGCGCCCTTTTATGCACCCGAAGGACTAGGAAAGATCTCGCTAAAGAATCCGGGGGCGGACCCCCCCCCATTGTTTTAATGGGTCTGAACTTAATTGCGGGAGTGGGGGAGAACCAACACACAAAACGCACTGGAGAAGCCCGGGGCCCGTCTTGCGAGGTGCAACAACAGCAGGTGCGAGCGAGCAAAGGCGCCCCTTGCAGCAACTGGCCCTTGCACTGCAGGGCGCGTGTATGCACTTCCACACGGGCCGGCCAGCTAAGTCAAGCGCTCCAGGGCCGGACACAAAGCAGCTACGGCGGGACAAAGGGGAGCCCGTAGAGGACGACAACCCGCGACCGAGAAGACAAGGCACCCGAAAGCCCATCCGCGCAGCCGCCCGCCTCGCAAGACACTGGCGAGATCCGGAAACGAGAGCCCCGCCTCCTCTCGCcgctcctccctccccccgccctctcGGGCTCACCCGCCTCCCAATCAAGGCCAGGCATTACCTTAGCAACAGGCTAACAAACCCCGGCGGGCCAATGACGGTGCGGGTGCTGGGCGGGGCTTCCTTCCGCGAGCACGCTAGGCTGAGCAGGGTTTCTGCCTTCCGCGGCTAAGTCATTGAAACTCCCTCGGCCAGCTTGCCTTGGTGCTGGCGCGAGAGGGGAGAGGGCAGAGGGCGCGGGGCTCACCAGCCAAGCAGGCCACTCGCTGCCTTGGGCGGCACGGGGGAGAAGGATGAACGTGCTCAGCCACGGTCCTCCCCCTAGGTTCAGGTACTTGAAAGCTTAGGTTTCTGCCATTATAaagacacacaagcacacacactcaCTGGTGGTTGGGGTCCTAGGACGCAGCTACGGCATTAACAGGTGCAAGCTCAGTTCTGCTTTCTGGAAAAAGGCAGTGAAAAGAGTCTCTTCTTTCACTTGCAGCCCATCCTCTTAAAAAGCTGCATTGGTTATTTGTGCATGCGTGGCTTGGGTGCTTTTGCCCCTTTTGCATATCTGTTACTGGGCAGCAGCATTTTAAGATTCCCAGTGCCGGGGGTAGGCTATGCACTTTTGCACACCAGCTGAATTAAAGGGTATGCAGTCTTAAAATAGCATAAAATTCTTCCACTTCCCTGATTAATACGTTTCACCCGCCCATCCTTTGCAAGCAATGCAATATATACTGTGCAACTTCCtagtgcattaaaaaacaaaagcaagacaCTCGATCTGAGCCTTCTACAAAATTCTCGTGTCCGCAGCAAATCTactgcatatatatgtgtgtatatatatatatatatacatataagagAAAGCGCAAGGAAAAATTACATAACCAGTTTTAACATTTTCTTGTGCTAGGAATTAAGTCATCGCCACCACCTGACGCGTAGAACCAATCTGCTGTGAGGAGAAGGAGCACCCCCTCCCTTCTCTTCAGTACTGGTCCCAAACAGGATTGAACCGCTTCTAACAAAGGGTGGAAACTTCAGAAAAACAACCTTAGAGTCTCCTATACTTGCACACTGATGCCATTTGGAACAATAGATTAACAATGCGAAGACCAATTAACCCCTCGACGGGGCTGATCCTCGTTTTCCAAATCAATGTGGCTCTCAAATTGTAGAATTCTTCGCAATGACACAGCCCATGGGATGGACTGCAGAAGTCCCCAACTTCGAAATGATGCCCTAATTCAATAATGGATTCGCCTACATGAGggttctccacccacccccaacatagCTTTTACATATGACTCGTTGGCAGAAGCGTTCTAAAAGAACAAGgctgatttcccaacttttccgaGCTTAAGGGAAAGGGAACATGGACCTACACGTGGGGTGCTGAAAGCAAGTGTCAAAATAAACCGCAGGGAACCCTTTCTCTTGCTAACAATTCTCCATCCTGAAGGCGACATCACTCGCCAGCTCGAAACCCCGAACTGGTGGCATTAGCAAAACAATTTGTTGGGGATCATTTAGGTTTCGGTAGGTTGATGCAaaatcccccaccccacattcaatttctttttaattatgAAGTGGATAGGGTCTCATAAAGAGCAGGCTAGAGTTGAAGAAAAGTCTTATCTGGAGCCACTTTATAGATGCACcgagatcttggggggggggtcaccctATTTGCTTCCTTACACATTCTATGGCTTTAAATAGCTATGCATCTGACGCGGTGCTCCTAAACACTTACAGGAGAGCAAGTTCCATtgcattcagtggggtttacttctgagtaagcgtgCTAGGGATCAGACTGCAGTGATCAAAAGAAATTTGCCTTCCGATagaaaccccccccaaaaacaacCCGTCATTTTAGAGTAATCAGTTAAAAATTCAGACTTACCTCTTTCGTGTCCAATTAAGATATCTTTATGGTTAAAATATTCTACTTCTTCAGTGTAATTCTGTGTGTAGGCTGTGTTGGATCCAGCATTTCTAGATTCAGTCCAGCGTACTTTTGCATGTCCTCTTGCATGGATTTTAAGCGATTTGACTctaatttccccagtcacttctAAATTCACCCTTCCTGAGACTGTATCCCCGCTAGAATAGACGGGGACGTTGCTGTCATTAAGACAGTCAAAGCTTATTGTCAAACTCTTCACCTTCCCCAGCACCAtgttgagttttttgtttttcaatataACAAAAGTCTATAAAAATATACTGtaagaaaaaaggagggggaagagagaaaaaagtCAAGATCTCATATAAAAATGCGATCTCAGCCTGACACACTGATCAGCTCCTCTGCCCTGCGAAAAAGGCTGCGGGCAGGATCAGCGTGTTCCCTACGAGCACTTCATCGGGGTTGCTTAAAAAGTAGGCAAGGCGAGACGCCGCGCACAGCTGCTCTCCGGCTCTGTGGTCTCCTTACAAAGACAGGCGACTGGCCGCTGCCTGCTCGCTTTAAGGAGCTTTGTGAAAAACAACCCCAGCGCGCAGGCGCGGCGCTTCTCCCCTTATACAGTAGGTGTAACAGAGGCAGAGCGGAGCGCTCGGCTGCGTGCAAGGCAGCCGCCTTCCCTTTCGCGTGCAATGAAAGCTGCCTTTGCAGCGAGAGCAGCAGTTTACGGCCGTCAGAAGAGGAATGCATTGCTTTCCTAGGCTGTGGAAACAAGAAATGGTCAGAGGAGAAGGGGGCTTACCGGTTAGAGCTCCTCCAAACAGCCGAGCCCAGCTTAGA encodes:
- the ARRDC3 gene encoding arrestin domain-containing protein 3 isoform X1, which gives rise to MVLGKVKSLTISFDCLNDSNVPVYSSGDTVSGRVNLEVTGEIRVKSLKIHARGHAKVRWTESRNAGSNTAYTQNYTEEVEYFNHKDILIGHERDDDNSEEGLHIIHSGRHEYAFSFELPQTPLATSFEGRHGSVRYWVKAELHRPWLLPVKLKKEFTVFEHIDINTPSLLSPQAGTKEKTLCCWFCTSGPISLSAKIERKGYTPGESIQIFAEIENCSSRMVVPKAAIYQTQAFYAKGKMKEVKQLVANLRGESLSSGKTETWNGKQLKIPPVSPSILDCSIIRVEYSLMVYVDIPGAMDLFLNLPLVIGTIPLHPFGSRTSSVSSQCSMNMNWLGLTLPERPEAPPSYAEVVTEEQRQSSLAPVAACDDFERALQGPLFAYIQEFRFLPPPLYSEIDPNPDQPSDDRPSCPSR
- the ARRDC3 gene encoding arrestin domain-containing protein 3 isoform X3 — encoded protein: MRFLSWARLFGGALTDDDNSEEGLHIIHSGRHEYAFSFELPQTPLATSFEGRHGSVRYWVKAELHRPWLLPVKLKKEFTVFEHIDINTPSLLSPQAGTKEKTLCCWFCTSGPISLSAKIERKGYTPGESIQIFAEIENCSSRMVVPKAAIYQTQAFYAKGKMKEVKQLVANLRGESLSSGKTETWNGKQLKIPPVSPSILDCSIIRVEYSLMVYVDIPGAMDLFLNLPLVIGTIPLHPFGSRTSSVSSQCSMNMNWLGLTLPERPEAPPSYAEVVTEEQRQSSLAPVAACDDFERALQGPLFAYIQEFRFLPPPLYSEIDPNPDQPSDDRPSCPSR
- the ARRDC3 gene encoding arrestin domain-containing protein 3 isoform X2 — protein: MVLGKVKSLTISFDCLNDSNVPVYSSGDTVSGRVNLEVTGEIRVKSLKIHARGHAKVRWTESRNAGSNTAYTQNYTEEVEYFNHKDILIGHERDDDNSEEGLHIIHSGRHEYAFSFELPQTPLATSFEGRHGSVRYWVKAELHRPWLLPVKLKKEFTVFEHIDINTPSLLSPQAGTKEKTLCCWFCTSGPISLSAKIERKGYTPGESIQIFAEIENCSSRMVVPKAAIYQTQAFYAKGKMKEVKQLVANLRGESLSSGKTETWNGKQLKIPPVSPSILDCSIIRVEYSLMVYVDIPGAMDLFLNLPLVIGTIPLHPFGSRTSSVSSQCSMNMNWLGLTLPERPEEHCSNCVYFCLQHLLAMQKWSQKSRDSPA